Proteins co-encoded in one Bacillus sp. FSL H8-0547 genomic window:
- the hutU gene encoding urocanate hydratase → MTLKFTGAKRGTELECKGWEQEAALRMLMNNLDPEVAEKPEDLIVYGGIGKAARNKEALDGIIRSLKSLEGDETLLIQSGKPVGIFKTHEHAPRVLLSNSVLVPKWADWENFHELDQKGLTMYGQMTAGSWIYIGTQGILQGTYETFSAVAKEHFGGSLKGTITLTAGLGGMGGAQPLAVTMNGGVVIAADSDQSRIEKRLETNYCDRLTHSFDEAVKWAEEAKAEGRALSIGLVANAVDVLQEVLARKVKIDVLTDQTSAHDPLNGYFPHGMTVDEALQLKKDHPDLYVQKSKASMAEHVRCMIELQKRGTIVFDYGNNIRQVAKDEGVEDAFAFPGFVPAYIRPLFCEGKGPFRWAALSGDPADIHRTDELIKELFPENEALQRWINMAHEHVAFQGLPARICWLGYGERVKMGLAINELVRTGELKAPVVIGRDHLDCGSVASPNRETEAMKDGSDAIGDWAVLNALVNTSAGASWVSFHHGGGVGMGYSLHSGMVVVADGTDTAKKKLERVLVSDPGMGIIRHADAGYAEAQDFAKEHNVRIPMQE, encoded by the coding sequence ATGACATTGAAATTTACGGGGGCAAAACGGGGAACAGAGCTTGAATGCAAAGGCTGGGAGCAGGAAGCGGCTCTTCGGATGCTGATGAATAACCTTGATCCTGAGGTAGCGGAAAAACCGGAAGACTTAATTGTTTACGGCGGGATTGGAAAAGCAGCGAGAAACAAGGAGGCGCTTGACGGTATTATCCGCTCGCTAAAATCGCTTGAGGGGGATGAGACGCTGCTCATTCAGTCAGGGAAGCCTGTAGGGATTTTTAAAACTCATGAGCATGCTCCGCGCGTTCTTCTTTCAAACTCCGTTCTTGTCCCGAAATGGGCAGACTGGGAGAACTTCCATGAGCTTGATCAAAAAGGGCTGACGATGTACGGGCAGATGACAGCTGGCAGCTGGATTTATATCGGCACGCAGGGCATCCTCCAGGGAACATATGAAACCTTTTCAGCTGTAGCCAAAGAGCACTTCGGCGGAAGCCTGAAAGGAACCATCACGCTGACGGCTGGACTCGGAGGCATGGGAGGAGCGCAGCCGCTCGCTGTCACAATGAACGGCGGCGTCGTCATTGCGGCAGATTCGGATCAAAGCAGAATTGAGAAAAGACTTGAAACCAATTACTGCGACAGGCTCACACATTCATTCGACGAAGCGGTGAAGTGGGCGGAGGAAGCGAAGGCAGAAGGCCGCGCGCTTTCAATCGGTCTTGTGGCAAATGCCGTGGATGTGCTTCAGGAAGTGCTGGCAAGAAAGGTCAAAATTGACGTTCTGACCGACCAGACCTCTGCCCATGATCCGCTGAACGGCTATTTCCCGCATGGAATGACGGTAGATGAGGCACTGCAGCTGAAAAAGGACCATCCAGACCTTTATGTTCAAAAATCAAAGGCATCGATGGCGGAGCATGTCCGCTGCATGATTGAGCTGCAAAAGCGGGGAACGATCGTTTTCGACTACGGCAACAACATCCGCCAGGTGGCAAAAGATGAAGGAGTGGAAGATGCTTTTGCATTCCCGGGGTTTGTTCCTGCCTACATCCGGCCGCTTTTCTGTGAAGGGAAAGGTCCGTTCAGATGGGCGGCTCTATCAGGAGATCCTGCTGATATCCACCGGACGGATGAGCTCATTAAAGAGCTGTTCCCGGAAAACGAAGCACTGCAGCGCTGGATTAACATGGCTCATGAACACGTTGCATTTCAGGGGCTGCCTGCCCGGATCTGCTGGCTTGGCTACGGAGAACGTGTGAAGATGGGCCTCGCCATCAACGAACTGGTCCGCACAGGAGAACTGAAGGCTCCGGTTGTCATTGGCCGTGATCACCTTGACTGCGGCTCTGTCGCCTCGCCGAACCGGGAGACAGAAGCGATGAAGGACGGCAGCGACGCCATTGGAGACTGGGCCGTATTGAACGCGCTCGTAAATACATCTGCAGGGGCGAGCTGGGTTTCCTTCCATCACGGCGGAGGAGTCGGCATGGGATATTCCCTCCACTCAGGCATGGTCGTGGTGGCGGACGGGACGGATACAGCAAAGAAGAAACTTGAGCGAGTACTCGTTTCAGATCCCGGCATGGGCATCATCCGCCATGCAGATGCCGGCTACGCGGAAGCTCAGGATTTTGCAAAAGAACACAATGTCCGCATCCCGATGCAGGAATAG
- the hutH gene encoding histidine ammonia-lyase: MIELTGHSLTIEAARKIIYDKEAVHIPQHVWGKVDKSRKAVDAIVAQKKVVYGINTGFGKFSDVLIDAEHVEELQINLIRSHACGVGDPFPEEVSRGMLLLRLNALLKGFSGVRKEVLELLAELLNKQIHPVVPQQGSLGASGDLAPLSHMALVLAGEGEVLYQEKQMVTAEAFHKAGLEPVTLQAKEGLALINGTQAMTAMGLVNYIEAESVAFQADYIASMTLEGLRGIIDAFDEDIHLARGYKEQTEVAERIRGILNGSFLVTHQGELRVQDAYSLRCIPQVHGASLQVLSYVKEKLEIEMNAATDNPLIFDEGRKVLSGGNFHGQPIAFAMDFLKVGMAELANISERRIERLVNPQLNDLPPFLSPMPGLQSGAMIMQYCAASLVSENKTLAHPASVDSIPSSANQEDHVSMGTIASRHAHQIIQNVRRVLAIELICAMEAAAYRGIEKMAETTRRFYFHGRNAVPAITKDRVFSKDIEAAAALLKKTNMKRFEKNHNDTKGEIVS, from the coding sequence ATGATTGAATTAACGGGACATTCCTTAACAATTGAAGCAGCCAGAAAGATTATCTATGACAAAGAAGCAGTGCATATACCTCAGCATGTATGGGGAAAAGTCGATAAAAGCCGGAAAGCGGTTGACGCCATTGTGGCGCAGAAAAAAGTTGTGTACGGCATTAATACGGGATTCGGAAAGTTCAGCGATGTGCTGATTGATGCGGAACATGTGGAAGAACTGCAGATCAACCTGATCAGAAGCCACGCCTGCGGTGTCGGGGATCCTTTTCCCGAAGAAGTGTCAAGAGGCATGCTGCTGCTCAGGCTCAATGCCCTTTTGAAAGGTTTTTCAGGCGTGCGGAAAGAAGTGCTGGAGCTGCTTGCAGAACTTCTCAACAAGCAAATTCACCCTGTTGTGCCGCAGCAGGGGTCACTGGGCGCAAGCGGGGATCTCGCTCCGCTTTCCCACATGGCTCTTGTGCTTGCAGGAGAAGGAGAGGTCCTTTATCAGGAGAAGCAAATGGTGACAGCTGAAGCTTTTCATAAAGCAGGTCTGGAACCTGTCACTCTTCAGGCAAAAGAGGGCCTCGCTCTCATTAACGGCACACAGGCCATGACGGCAATGGGGCTTGTCAATTACATTGAAGCAGAATCAGTCGCCTTTCAGGCGGATTACATTGCGTCCATGACACTGGAAGGATTAAGGGGAATCATTGACGCTTTTGATGAAGACATTCATCTTGCCAGGGGCTATAAGGAGCAGACGGAAGTAGCCGAGCGTATTAGAGGCATCTTAAACGGCAGTTTTCTTGTGACGCATCAAGGAGAGCTTAGGGTGCAGGATGCCTATTCGCTAAGATGCATTCCCCAGGTACACGGAGCAAGCCTTCAGGTGCTTTCATACGTAAAAGAGAAGCTTGAAATTGAAATGAATGCAGCAACAGATAATCCGCTCATTTTTGATGAAGGCAGAAAAGTGCTTTCCGGCGGCAATTTCCACGGACAGCCGATTGCGTTTGCGATGGACTTTTTAAAAGTGGGAATGGCTGAGCTTGCGAATATTTCAGAACGGAGAATCGAGCGCCTCGTCAATCCGCAGCTGAATGACCTCCCGCCGTTCCTGAGTCCGATGCCGGGTCTTCAGTCCGGTGCCATGATCATGCAGTACTGTGCGGCATCTCTTGTTTCTGAAAATAAAACACTTGCCCACCCGGCAAGCGTTGATTCCATCCCTTCATCGGCGAATCAGGAGGATCACGTCAGCATGGGAACCATTGCATCAAGGCATGCCCATCAGATCATCCAAAACGTGCGGAGGGTGCTTGCGATTGAACTCATTTGCGCCATGGAAGCGGCGGCTTACAGGGGAATTGAAAAAATGGCGGAGACAACGAGACGCTTTTATTTTCACGGCCGGAATGCTGTCCCCGCAATCACGAAGGACCGTGTGTTCTCAAAGGATATCGAGGCGGCGGCAGCCCTGCTGAAAAAAACAAATATGAAGCGTTTTGAAAAAAATCATAACGACACAAAGGGGGAAATTGTATCATGA
- a CDS encoding S8 family serine peptidase has product MKKSVLKSLIATSVSAVMLSSTFSSVKAVDQTSVEKTNQSSAIVHAAAGKGEHKITLITGDVVTVQEIGDGKSAINVEPADQNGAGAQVMTIGEETFVIPNSAMPYLAADKLDKNLFNVTELIENGYDDKSLTSLPVIVEYEETKARAVQVKSDPKGAKTVRTLESINGAAISASKKEANTFWKDITPESAALENAKPETAEFEKGIEKIWLDGKVEASLAQSVPQIGAPQVWESGFTGEGVKVAVLDTGIDPAHPDFSGQIEASKSFVPGQQVDDKHGHGTHVASTVLGTGAASEGKNKGVAPDARLVVGKVLDDSGSGLDSWIIDGMEWAAENAKIVNMSLGSSEPSDGTDPMAQAVNRISEEKGTLFVIAAGNYAAEGAIGSPGAADAALTIGAVDKSDKIAGFTSKGPRYGDKGLKPDLSAPGVGIVAARSGLSAGTGFYKSLNGTSMATPHVAGAAALLLQKNPGWSGTQLKEALMSTTKKLPYSPYHIGTGRLDLPAAAAAKVRATGPLSFGFFKWPNADAQPVQKTVTYTNDLDTAVTLTLQADFKNTNGNNAPEGMLTISENEITIPAKGTKTVSVTLDPQFGEAGSRYEGHLTALENGKQVAHTAMGMVKEEEKYTLKMTAKDRSGNPALAYVGLVNKDMIPEFVAVNGEAEFRLRPGTYSAMSMMEVDTATDRRGVALVGNPEIVLDGPQTLELDARKANEIKVHVPKETEPSYQRLEYYRSLDGKTMNHVYLAPVWIDKLYAAPTKKVKNGEFEMLTRWRLIKPYLQIHFKDKVLDDIPLAGGTLLDGKYNLSTVYAGNGSKTDFERLNAKGKAVVVDRNSDVTPSQQAVAAHAAGAKLLIIVNYENTEFSVYAGNPDYTDIPLAVAGISKSEGDKVIKAARSGNLKLFVEGEPNTPYVYDLMDVHGEHIPKDLTYAPSTRELVKIDARYKSDQETPGGEFRFDLRPHTFRAVGFLYKMQFPSVRTEWVSAVEGTRWYHQARVLDSPWEVRQPAVTYEEGERLNEEWFSPVVRPRLGVGYWTPNRQGNVLQFNIPALADSGTGSTGGSEYDIAQNTQTLKLYQGDTLIKEGKGQAMNVSSGISEERKQYRLVTDAKRDSNRWDTSVSTHSEWTFWSEKGKDFKVLLPFYSLDYNVETDMYGDALAAPSTNLELSAVKLDGVEGYGKLQGAALEVSFNEGKSWKTVKLEQTAENKWTAKINNSKNSKHVSLRASAWDDAGNKITQDVIKAYGLR; this is encoded by the coding sequence GTGAAAAAATCTGTTTTAAAGTCGCTAATCGCAACATCTGTATCTGCCGTTATGCTTTCCTCAACGTTCAGCAGCGTCAAAGCTGTTGATCAGACAAGTGTCGAAAAAACGAATCAATCTTCTGCCATCGTTCATGCAGCAGCGGGTAAGGGCGAGCACAAAATCACCCTTATTACAGGTGATGTGGTAACGGTTCAAGAGATTGGTGACGGCAAAAGTGCAATCAATGTGGAGCCTGCCGATCAAAATGGTGCAGGAGCACAGGTCATGACCATCGGTGAAGAAACGTTCGTGATTCCAAATTCGGCAATGCCTTACTTGGCAGCTGATAAATTGGACAAAAATCTATTTAACGTAACGGAATTAATTGAAAATGGCTATGACGACAAGAGTCTCACTTCTCTTCCCGTAATAGTGGAATATGAAGAGACGAAAGCGCGGGCAGTTCAAGTGAAATCAGACCCAAAAGGAGCTAAAACAGTACGTACACTTGAAAGTATAAACGGGGCTGCGATTTCTGCATCGAAAAAAGAAGCAAATACCTTCTGGAAAGATATCACACCGGAATCAGCGGCTTTAGAAAATGCGAAGCCGGAAACAGCTGAGTTTGAAAAGGGAATTGAAAAGATCTGGCTGGATGGAAAAGTAGAAGCATCTCTTGCACAGAGCGTGCCGCAAATCGGTGCTCCGCAAGTATGGGAATCCGGGTTTACAGGGGAAGGCGTAAAAGTAGCTGTGCTTGATACGGGGATTGACCCGGCCCATCCTGATTTCTCCGGCCAAATCGAGGCGTCAAAAAGCTTTGTTCCAGGCCAGCAGGTAGACGACAAACACGGTCATGGCACACATGTTGCATCAACCGTTCTTGGAACAGGTGCTGCTTCTGAAGGGAAGAATAAAGGGGTTGCCCCTGATGCCCGTTTAGTAGTTGGCAAAGTACTTGATGACTCAGGAAGCGGTCTTGATTCCTGGATTATTGACGGCATGGAATGGGCAGCTGAAAACGCGAAAATCGTGAATATGAGTCTTGGAAGCTCTGAACCTTCTGATGGAACCGATCCAATGGCACAGGCAGTCAACCGGATCAGTGAAGAAAAAGGAACGCTCTTTGTCATCGCAGCAGGAAACTATGCAGCGGAAGGGGCGATTGGGTCACCTGGAGCAGCAGATGCCGCCTTAACAATTGGAGCGGTTGATAAGTCTGATAAGATCGCAGGCTTTACATCTAAAGGACCGCGATACGGAGATAAGGGACTGAAACCTGACCTGTCAGCTCCGGGAGTCGGCATCGTTGCTGCACGCTCAGGCCTTTCAGCAGGAACCGGCTTTTATAAGAGTTTAAACGGAACGTCCATGGCTACACCGCACGTTGCCGGTGCTGCAGCCCTTCTTTTGCAGAAGAATCCCGGCTGGAGCGGCACTCAGTTAAAAGAAGCACTGATGAGCACGACTAAAAAATTGCCGTATTCTCCTTATCACATCGGTACAGGCCGTCTTGATCTGCCGGCTGCTGCAGCAGCTAAAGTCCGGGCAACCGGTCCTCTGTCATTCGGTTTCTTTAAATGGCCGAACGCGGATGCACAGCCTGTTCAAAAAACGGTCACCTACACAAATGATTTGGACACGGCTGTCACATTAACGCTTCAGGCTGATTTCAAAAATACAAACGGGAACAATGCACCAGAGGGTATGCTGACGATCTCCGAAAACGAAATCACGATTCCCGCAAAAGGAACAAAAACCGTTTCTGTCACGCTTGATCCGCAATTCGGTGAAGCAGGAAGCAGGTATGAAGGGCATTTAACGGCATTGGAAAACGGCAAACAAGTGGCTCATACTGCAATGGGTATGGTGAAAGAAGAGGAAAAATACACGTTGAAAATGACAGCTAAAGACCGCAGCGGCAACCCGGCTCTTGCATACGTAGGTCTTGTTAACAAGGATATGATTCCAGAGTTCGTTGCTGTAAATGGAGAAGCGGAATTCCGTTTGCGCCCTGGCACATACTCCGCTATGTCCATGATGGAAGTAGATACAGCTACAGACCGCCGCGGGGTTGCATTAGTCGGAAACCCTGAAATCGTTCTGGATGGCCCGCAAACCTTGGAACTTGATGCCAGAAAAGCAAACGAAATAAAAGTGCATGTACCAAAAGAGACAGAGCCAAGCTACCAGCGCCTGGAATACTACAGGTCTCTTGACGGCAAAACGATGAACCATGTGTACTTGGCACCTGTATGGATCGATAAACTGTATGCTGCTCCAACAAAGAAAGTCAAAAATGGAGAATTTGAAATGCTGACCCGCTGGCGTTTAATCAAGCCTTATCTTCAAATTCACTTTAAAGATAAAGTGCTCGATGATATTCCTTTAGCAGGCGGCACGCTGCTTGATGGAAAATATAACTTATCAACAGTTTATGCAGGCAACGGATCCAAGACTGATTTTGAGCGATTAAACGCAAAAGGCAAAGCTGTTGTCGTTGACCGCAACTCAGATGTCACTCCTTCACAGCAGGCTGTTGCCGCACACGCAGCAGGAGCTAAGCTGTTAATCATCGTCAACTATGAAAATACGGAGTTCAGCGTATATGCAGGAAATCCGGATTATACAGACATTCCCCTTGCTGTTGCCGGCATCAGCAAAAGTGAAGGAGACAAGGTGATAAAGGCTGCACGTTCAGGCAACCTGAAGCTGTTTGTTGAAGGTGAGCCGAACACGCCATATGTCTATGATTTAATGGACGTTCATGGTGAACATATTCCTAAGGATCTCACTTATGCTCCTTCTACGCGTGAGCTTGTAAAAATTGATGCACGCTACAAGTCTGATCAGGAAACTCCTGGCGGAGAATTCCGTTTTGACCTGCGTCCGCATACATTCAGAGCGGTAGGTTTCTTGTATAAAATGCAGTTTCCTTCTGTTCGAACCGAGTGGGTCTCAGCAGTTGAAGGGACGCGCTGGTATCATCAGGCAAGAGTTCTTGACAGTCCATGGGAGGTCCGTCAGCCGGCTGTTACGTATGAAGAAGGCGAAAGACTCAACGAAGAGTGGTTCTCTCCGGTTGTCCGTCCGCGGCTTGGAGTCGGCTACTGGACACCTAACCGTCAGGGGAACGTACTTCAGTTCAACATTCCTGCCCTCGCAGATTCGGGAACTGGATCAACCGGCGGCTCGGAATATGACATCGCTCAAAATACACAAACACTTAAGCTTTATCAAGGGGACACACTGATTAAAGAAGGAAAAGGACAGGCAATGAATGTATCAAGCGGCATATCAGAAGAAAGAAAACAATATCGCTTAGTTACTGACGCAAAGCGTGATTCAAACCGCTGGGATACGTCCGTAAGCACGCATTCGGAGTGGACGTTCTGGTCTGAAAAAGGAAAAGATTTCAAAGTACTCCTTCCGTTCTACTCTCTTGACTACAACGTTGAAACGGATATGTACGGCGATGCATTGGCCGCACCATCAACGAACCTGGAACTGTCTGCAGTAAAACTGGATGGAGTTGAAGGATACGGAAAATTGCAAGGTGCTGCGCTCGAAGTTTCTTTCAATGAAGGAAAGTCTTGGAAGACAGTAAAACTTGAGCAAACAGCAGAGAATAAATGGACCGCTAAAATCAACAATTCAAAAAACAGCAAACATGTTTCACTAAGGGCATCTGCCTGGGATGATGCCGGCAATAAAATTACGCAGGATGTGATTAAGGCATACGGATTGAGGTAA
- the hutP gene encoding hut operon transcriptional regulator HutP — MSIQPDHRIGKNAMQFVLLEEEEQLYGEKLKEQGFQFCLGKTGSMETQKVVAAIETAAKRSGVISPDGYRETHALYHAIMEALHGVTRGQIQLGSVLRTVGLRFAVVRGKPYDAETEGEWIAIALYGTIGAPVKGSEHEAMGLGINHI; from the coding sequence ATGAGCATACAGCCAGATCACCGTATCGGAAAAAATGCCATGCAGTTTGTTCTGCTTGAAGAAGAGGAGCAGCTGTACGGAGAAAAGCTGAAAGAACAGGGATTTCAATTTTGCCTTGGCAAGACAGGATCAATGGAGACGCAGAAAGTAGTGGCGGCCATTGAAACGGCAGCGAAGCGTTCTGGCGTGATTTCGCCCGACGGATACCGCGAAACGCATGCTTTGTACCATGCGATTATGGAAGCGCTTCATGGTGTGACTCGCGGCCAGATTCAGCTCGGAAGCGTGCTCAGGACAGTCGGTCTTAGGTTTGCGGTTGTCAGAGGCAAACCGTACGATGCAGAAACAGAAGGCGAATGGATTGCCATTGCATTGTACGGGACCATCGGTGCGCCGGTGAAAGGCTCCGAGCATGAGGCAATGGGGCTTGGAATTAACCACATATAA
- a CDS encoding helix-turn-helix transcriptional regulator, producing the protein MKNRIREMRTEKGMTQEQLSVQVGVSRQSIIAIESGKYNPSLELAFKIANSFTCRIEEIFIFEDGGEV; encoded by the coding sequence ATGAAAAACAGAATCAGGGAAATGCGCACAGAAAAAGGAATGACTCAGGAACAGCTGTCGGTTCAGGTTGGCGTTTCAAGACAATCGATTATTGCGATTGAATCTGGAAAATACAATCCGTCTTTAGAACTCGCGTTTAAGATTGCCAATTCGTTTACGTGCAGAATTGAAGAGATTTTTATTTTTGAGGATGGGGGAGAGGTTTGA
- a CDS encoding UDP-N-acetylmuramoyl-L-alanyl-D-glutamate--2,6-diaminopimelate ligase, translated as MNLLTLLEQTGHSIFHQDELGACEITGIEANSAKVKEGCLFVAISGYARDGHDYIEDAIRRGASAVIGEKDLTGLPVPYVRVENSRDSLANLAAHFYDYPSRKHIMIGITGTNGKTTTSFMLRHILQHAGYSCALFGTVHNVINGQAYSSKNTTPDALELQRLLAESKDEVVIMEVSSHGLSQKRLEGIEFDLGLFTNLAHEHLDYHNTIEEYFEVKQQLFSKLKQGGQAIVSTHDEWGQKLTGILRERNIQVSTFGPSTSDDLKFTSENDVHCSDFEVTEKGEKLHFSMSIPGLHNIYNASMAYLAGRKIGVDGAKLIAGFRSFKDVPGRFEMYDHPEGATAVIDYAHTADAFEYILKTARDCGAKRIYHVFGFRGGRDESKRAEMVEISSTKSDCSILTYDDLNGVNPEEMTEELKTYLIDCGKKEDIVISDRTLAIQKAWELAEAGDWILVTGKGSETYKDSYELPAGSDQETFHLLLKEKEAAASFPL; from the coding sequence ATGAATTTACTAACTTTGCTTGAGCAGACCGGTCATTCCATTTTTCATCAGGATGAACTGGGAGCTTGTGAAATTACGGGAATTGAAGCAAACTCAGCCAAAGTCAAAGAAGGCTGCTTATTTGTAGCGATCTCAGGGTATGCACGGGATGGCCATGATTATATAGAGGATGCAATCAGAAGAGGGGCTTCGGCTGTTATTGGAGAAAAAGACCTGACAGGTTTACCTGTGCCGTATGTAAGAGTGGAAAACAGCAGAGACTCACTTGCCAATCTGGCGGCGCATTTTTATGACTATCCCTCAAGAAAACACATCATGATTGGCATCACAGGTACAAACGGAAAAACGACCACTTCCTTCATGCTGAGACACATTTTGCAGCACGCCGGGTATTCATGTGCGCTTTTTGGCACGGTTCACAATGTCATCAATGGACAGGCATACAGTTCAAAGAATACGACGCCGGATGCGCTTGAACTGCAGCGGTTGTTGGCTGAAAGCAAAGACGAGGTTGTCATTATGGAGGTGTCCTCTCACGGCCTTTCTCAAAAAAGGCTGGAAGGAATCGAATTTGATCTCGGTCTTTTTACGAATCTTGCTCATGAACATCTCGATTATCACAATACAATAGAGGAATATTTTGAAGTAAAGCAGCAGCTGTTTTCAAAACTGAAGCAGGGCGGACAGGCTATTGTCAGCACGCATGATGAATGGGGCCAAAAGCTCACCGGCATTCTGCGGGAGCGGAATATTCAGGTGTCTACATTCGGGCCGTCGACAAGTGATGATCTAAAGTTTACATCTGAAAATGATGTTCACTGCTCTGATTTTGAAGTGACAGAGAAGGGTGAAAAGCTTCATTTTTCCATGAGCATTCCGGGTCTTCATAATATTTATAACGCTTCTATGGCGTATTTGGCCGGGCGTAAAATCGGCGTGGATGGTGCGAAGCTGATTGCAGGCTTCAGATCGTTTAAAGATGTACCAGGACGTTTTGAAATGTACGATCATCCGGAAGGCGCCACAGCTGTTATTGATTATGCCCATACGGCGGATGCGTTTGAATACATCTTGAAAACCGCAAGAGACTGCGGAGCAAAGCGGATCTATCATGTGTTTGGATTCAGAGGCGGACGCGATGAAAGCAAACGGGCGGAAATGGTGGAAATCTCATCAACGAAGAGTGACTGCTCTATTTTGACATATGACGATCTGAATGGTGTCAACCCAGAAGAAATGACAGAGGAATTGAAAACGTATCTTATCGATTGCGGTAAAAAAGAAGACATTGTCATTTCTGACCGGACGCTTGCCATCCAAAAAGCATGGGAACTGGCTGAAGCGGGTGACTGGATTCTTGTGACCGGAAAGGGAAGTGAAACGTACAAAGATTCATACGAACTTCCTGCAGGTTCAGACCAGGAGACGTTTCACCTTTTATTAAAAGAAAAAGAAGCGGCAGCATCATTTCCTCTTTAA